In Thermodesulfobacteriota bacterium, the genomic window AGCCTTCCGGAGATGAGCCATGGGGCTGCGCTCGGGTCGTGGAAGCCGGTGGAGATCACCCAGACCTCCGGGAGGTGTTCCCGATACCGGGTCCAACCGCACACGGCCATCACGGCCGCGGCCTCCAGATCCTCGAACCCTGGCAGAGGAACAAGAACACGTGGGGTGGTTGCGTGACACCCGTCCCGCGAGTCGACCGGGCCGCGCAGCCTGTGTGCTTCGCCGAAGCACCGGGTCAGCGGCCTCAGGTGGCGCCCGGAGCGTGGGGCGCCTCGGGCTTCTTCGGGCTCGCCGCAGACGCGGCTCCCGGGCCCCTCATCTTGTCGAACAGGAGCCGGGTCTTGTAGGCCACCACGCTCATCGCGATGGCTGCCGCCGCCTCCATCTCCTCGTCGCTGGCGCCGTTCTCCCTCGCGACCGCGAGGCTCCAGTCGGTTCAGAGCTCGCACCCGCCGGCGAGGGAGGCGGTGAGGAACAAAAGGCCCCTGGTCTTGCCGTCGAGCACCGCGCTCTGGTGGGTGGCGTCGAAGAACTCCTGGAACTTGTCCATGGGCTGGATCATGCCGACCTCCTCCGGAGGCACGAAGGCCCCCTCCGCGTTGCACCGCAGCGTCACCACGTATAGGTCTCGCGGCTGGCTTCCCTCCTCGACGCGGTCCACGGCGAGAATCTCATAGCCTTGTGCCAGACGGCGAATCTTCTCCTCGCTGAAGAAGTGCACGACGAACCCCCCCGCCTCGTAGAGCCCTTCTCCCAGATGCGTGCCTGCCCCGAAGTACTTGTCGTGGTCGCTGCGCACGGAGTAGAGCACGAGCCCCCCCGGCTTCAGTACCCGGTGGATCTCCCGCAGGGCGAAGGAGATCTCGGCCTCGGTGAGCTCCATACACAGGAGCATGT contains:
- a CDS encoding methyltransferase domain-containing selenoprotein MduS, whose product is MPRQPEVEQRGHWSEVYARTTSFFGEGPSACARRALALFRREGVKAVLELGFGQGRDTLWFVDQGLRVAALDYSDQALAEMTGHIRARGLADRVAAQLHDVRRPLPYPDGSFDACYSHMLLCMELTEAEISFALREIHRVLKPGGLVLYSVRSDHDKYFGAGTHLGEGLYEAGGFVVHFFSEEKIRRLAQGYEILAVDRVEEGSQPRDLYVVTLRCNAEGAFVPPEEVGMIQPMDKFQEFFDATHQSAVLDGKTRGLLFLTASLAGGCELUTDWSLAVARENGASDEEMEAAAAIAMSVVAYKTRLLFDKMRGPGAASAASPKKPEAPHAPGAT